TTAGTACAAAGAGGATCTCTATACCCAATAATACCCCTGCCCAGACAGCCATATATAAATACGTCCATTTTCTGAATTTATCCAGGTAATTCATATAAATAACACCTATCAGAGGCCCTATGATAACCTCCATCAATAAAATACACCACCCATTGTTGAGAAGATGGTCTGTATATTTATAATATTCTGCAGCTACAGAAAATAACACGTCCAGAGCAA
The genomic region above belongs to Caldanaerobius polysaccharolyticus DSM 13641 and contains:
- a CDS encoding CBO0543 family protein, with amino-acid sequence MPYILLSLITVVLVILLVDKKRIKVFLPGYLLATEIGFALDVLFSVAAEYYKYTDHLLNNGWCILLMEVIIGPLIGVIYMNYLDKFRKWTYLYMAVWAGVLLGIEILFVLTGELTFYRWNFIYSVLVYMITLFLLRKVYTWYNTSG